The following coding sequences are from one Solea solea chromosome 11, fSolSol10.1, whole genome shotgun sequence window:
- the ralgapb gene encoding ral GTPase-activating protein subunit beta isoform X15 — MYSEWRSLQLVVQSDQGHLSVLHTYPTSVGTEVANAVVKPLGTAVSPVATENILKTDKEVKWTMEVLCYGLTLPLEGDTVKLCVDVYTDWMMALVSPRDSMPQPVVKEPNMYIQTILKHLYNVFVPRPEQHSPNHIRLCQQVLTAVQKLARESISMDRETWEVLLLFLLRINDTLLAPPTVGVGVAEKLAEKLMAVLFEVWLLACARCFPTPPYWKTAREMLANWRHHPPVVEQWSRVACALTSRLLRFTHGPSFPPFKVPDEDATLIPLEMDSDCVAQTWYRFLHMLSNPVDLSNPAIVSTTPKFQEQFLNSSGIPHEVVLHPCLKQLPQIFFRAMRGVSCLVDAFLGISRPRADSAPPTPVNRMSMSPPPSITNTTPPHSRKQRHTVVTKTTSKSSTGSGSQPTKASQQQQQQQQTSSSPTLLSSPNQSSWESRPLPAPARPKVNSILNLFGQWLFDAALVHCKLHSGLSRDPSMTASFIQILLSYKSSIATQVNLELRRKGSQMSNDSMVSNPMFDTNEFPESYEAGRAEACGTLCRIFCSKKTGEEILPVYLSRFYMVLIQGLQISDFICRPVLASIILNSSSLFCTDLKGINVVVPYFIAALETIVPDRELSKFKIYVNPTDLRRASINILLAMLPLPHHFGNIKSEVLLEGKFNEEDGWPHDQPVSFLSLRLRLVNVLIGALQTETDPTNTQLILGAMLNIVQDSALLESIGAQTETGSIDGSHITLRSQSHSRTNSGISFTSGGSTEATSPDSERPAQALLRDYALPDTAAGLLVRSIHLVTQRLNSQWKQDMSISLAALELLAGLAKVKVGVDSADRKRAVSSICRYIVYQCSRPAPLQSRDLHSMIVAAFQFLCVWLTEHPDMLDEKDCLVEVLEIVELGISGSKSRQEQEIRHKGEKEHNPASMRVKDAAEATLSCIMQVLGAFPSPSGPASTCSLLNEDTLIRYARLSATGASNFRYFVLDNSVILAMLEQPLGNEQNPCPSVTVLIRGTAGRHAWTMQLFHQPRGARANQRVFVPESRPMPNNDVGIKYNVKQRPFPEEVDKIPLVKADVSIPDLDDIVSKELEIQHDRLRILMTKQIEYETSLERQSEEIWKSKSFPDPQTDCKPPPPSQEFQTARLFLSHFGFLSLEALKEPNNSRLPPHLIGLESSLPGFFDDISYLDLLPCRPFDTVFIFYVRAGQKNSHEILRNVESSTSVQPHFLEFLLSLGWPVDVGRHPGWTGHLDTSWSLNSCSDSSDIQQTEEAATPEDTGGSVFNGEKKVLYYADALTEIAFVVPSLTENSEESSVHSDSTVEADTNTDIMPALLKQPNLTLELFPNHSENLESAKKLSPLVKTKRSSTGKSFPALGPETKVFVVWVERFDDIENFPLSDLLAETSTGLEASMSNSTSCRSGLLEKDVPLIFIHPLKTGLFRIRLHGAVGKFGMVIPLVDGMVVSRRALGFLVRQTVINVCRRKRLESDLYNPPHVRRKQKITEIVQRYRNKQLEPEFYTSLFHEVGEGKPHL, encoded by the exons ATGTACTCCGAGTGGCGCTCACTGCAGCTGGTGGTGCAGAGTGACCAGGGCCACCTCAGTGTCCTGCACACCTATCCCACCAGTGTGGGCACAGAGGTAGCAAATGCAGTGGTCAAGCCTCTTGGTACTGCTGTGAGCCCTGTTGCCACAGAGAATATCCTCAAGACAGACAAGGAG GTGAAGTGGACCATGGAAGTGCTGTGTTATGGCCTCACTCTCCCCCTAGAGGGGGACACTGTCAAGCTGTGTGTAGATGTGTATACAGACTGGATGATGGCTCTGGTGTCACCCAGAGACTCCATGCCGCAACCTGTGGTTAAGGAGCCCAATATGTACATTCAAACCATACTCAAACATCTTTACAACGTGTTTGTACCAAG ACCTGAGCAGCATAGTCCAAACCATATCAGACTTTGCCAGCAGGTTCTAACTGCAGTCCAGAAACTGGCTCGAGAGTCTATTTCCATGGACCGGGAAACCTGGGAGGTGCTGCTTCTCTTCCTGCTTCGTATTAATGACACGTTGCTTGCCCCACCCACAGTTGGAG TCGGGGTGGCAGAAAAACTGGCAGAAAAATTGATGGCAGTACTGTTTGAAGTGTGGCTGCTGGCATGTGCTCGCTGTTTTCCCACACCACCTTATTGGAAGACAGCAAGAGAGATGCTGGCCAACTGGAGACACCACCCACCTGTTGTAGAGCAGTGGAGCAGAGTGGCCTGTGCCCTGACCTCCAG GCTTCTGCGCTTCACCCATGGACCATCTTTCCCACCCTTTAAAGTTCCTGATGAGGATGCCACCCTGATTCCTTTGGAGATGGACAGTGATTGTGTGGCACAGACCTGGTATCGCTTTCTCCACATGCTTAG taaccCAGTGGACCTGAGCAACCCTGCAATAGTGAGCACCACTCCAAAGTTTCAGGAACAGTTTCTTAACTCCAGTGGTATCCCTCATGAAGTGGTACTGCATCCATGTTTGAAACAACTACCACAGATCTTCTTCAGGGCAATGAGGGGTGTTAGCTGCCTCGTAGATGCCTTCTTGG GTATATCGCGTCCCAGAGCTGACAGTGCCCCGCCCACTCCAGTCAACAGAATGAGCATGTCTCCGCCCCCCTCCATCACCAACACCACGCCTCCTCACAGCCGCAAGCAGCGACACACAGTGGTCACTAAAACCACAAGCAAGAGTTCAACT GGCAGTGGTAGTCAACCAACCAAAGCAtcccagcagcaacagcagcagcagcaaacttcTTCCTCCCCAACGCTGCTTTCCAGCCCCAATCAGAGCAGCTGGGAGTCTCGGCCTCTGCCAGCCCCGGCACGGCCGAAAGTCAACAGCATCCTCAATCTGTTCGGCCAGTGGCTTTTCGATGCTGCTCTGGTGCACTGTAAGCTCCACAGTGGCCTCAGCCGAGACCCTAGCATGACTG CCTCTTTTATCCAAATTCTCCTTTCTTATAAATCTT CGATAGCCACTCAAGTAAATCTGGAGCTGAGACGGaaaggttctcaaatgtccaatGATTCCATGGTGTCTAATCCCATGTTTGACACCAATGAGTTCCCAGAGAGCTACGAGGCAGGACGTGCCGAGGCCTGTGGGACACTCTGCCGCATCTTCTGTAGCAAGAAAACTGGCGAAGAGATTCTACCTGTTTACCTGTCCAG GTTCTACATGGTGTTGATTCAGGGTCTCCAGATCTCAGATTTCATCTGTAGACCAGTTCTGGCTTCTATCATTCTcaactcttcctctctcttctgtACTGACCTGAAGGGCATCAATGTGGTTGTGCCCTATTTCATAGCTGCCTTGGAGACCATTGTACCAGACAG gGAGTTATCTAAATTCAAGATATATGTAAATCCTACTGACCTGAGGAGAGCCTCCATCAACATCCTACTTGCCATGTTGCCATTACCACATCACTTTGGCAACATCAAATCAGAG GTTCTGTTGGAGGGAAAGTTCAATGAGGAGGATGGATGGCCTCATGACCAGCCTGTGTCTTTCCTGTCCCTACGGCTACGTCTTGTCAATGTCCTAATAGGAGCACTGCAGACTGAGACTGACCCCACTAACACACAGCTCATCCTGG GTGCAATGCTCAATATTGTTCAAGACTCAGCACTGTTGGAGTCCATTGGTGCACAGACTGAAACA GGAAGTATAGACGGAAGCCACATCACATTGaggagtcagagtcacagtcgcACCAATAGTGGCATTAGTTTTACCAGTGGAGGCAGCACTGAGGCGACAAGCCCAGACTCTGAGCGCCCTGCCCAGGCCCTGCTACGAGACTACG CTCTTCCAGATACGGCGGCAGGCCTGTTGGTGCGCAGCATCCACCTGGTCACTCAGAGGCTCAACTCTCAGTGGAAGCAAGACATGAGCATTTCACTGGCTGCTCTGGAGCTGCTGGCTGGCCTAGCGAAG GTAAAGGTGGGAGTAGACTCAGCAGACCGTAAACGTGCCGTCAGCTCTATATGTAGGTACATTGTGTACCAGTGTAGCCGGCCTGCTCCTCTTCAATCCCGAGACCTCCACTCTATGATAGTAGCTGCCTTCcaattcctgtgtgtgtggctcacAGAACACCCTGACATGCTGGATGAGAAG GACTGTCTGGTAGAGGTGTTAGAAATTGTAGAGCTGGGAATCTCTGGTAGCAAGTCCCGACAGGAGCAGGAAATTCGACATAAAGGAGAAAAGGAGCACAATCCAGCTTCAATGAGAGTGAAGGACGCTGCTGAGGCCACTCTGTCCTG TATCATGCAGGTGTTGGGGGCCTTCCCTTCTCCCAGTGGACCCGCCTCCACCTGCAGCCTACTGAATGAAGACACCCTTATTCGCTATGCTAGACTGAGCGCTACAGGAGCCAGCAACTTCCGCTACTTTGTGCTAGACAACTCTGTAATCCTCGCCATGCTGGAGCAACCACTTGGCAATGAACAGA ACCCCTGTCCATCAGTGACAGTTTTAATCAGAGGCACTGCAGGCAGACATGCCTGGACCATGCAGCTTTTCCACCAACCCAGAGGAGCTCGAGCCAATCAGAGG GTGTTTGTTCCTGAGAGCCGTCCAATGCCTAACAATGATGTGGGGATAAAATACAACGTCAAGCAGAGGCCTTTCCCGGAAGAGGTGGATAAGATTCCTCTTGTCAAAGCTGATGTCAGTATTCCTGACCTGGATGATATTGTCAGTAAAGAG TTGGAAATTCAGCACGACCGGCTTCGGATTCTAATGACCAAGCAGATAGAGTATGAGACTTCGTTGGAGCGGCAAAGTGAGGAGATCTGGAAGTCCAAGTCTTTCCCTGACCCACAGACAGACTGCAAACCCCCGCCACCATCGCAGGAGTTCCAGACAGCACGACTTTTCCTCTCCCACTTTGGCTTTCTGTCTCTGGAGGCACTCAAG GAGCCCAACAACAGTCGTCTACCTCCGCATCTGATTGGCCTAGAGTCATCCTTGCCAGGGTTTTTTGATGACATCAGCTACCTGGACCTGCTTCCCTGTAGACCGTTTGACACCGTCTTTATTTTCTATGTGAGAGCTGGACAGAAAAACAGCCATGAG ATCCTGAGAAATGTGGAGTCGTCGACCAGCGTCCAGCCTCACTTTTTGGAGTTCCTGCTGTCCTTGGGCTGGCCTGTGGACGTGGGACGTCACCCAGGGTGGACGGGACACCTAGATACCAGCTGGTCCCTCAACTCTTGCTCGGACAGCAGTGACATACAACAGACAG aggAAGCAGCCACTCCTGAAGACACAGGAGGTTCAGTGTTCAATGGGGAGAAGAAAGTTCTATATTACGCTGACGCTCTAACAGAGATTGCCTTCGTTGTTCCGTCTTTGACAGAAAACTCTG AGGAGTCGTCGGTACACAGTGACTCCACAGTGGAGGCAGATACCAACACAGATATCATGCCTGCTTTACTCAAACAACCCAACCTCACACTGGAGCTGTTCCCTAACCATTCAGAAAACCTGGAGTCTGCTAAGAAG CTGAGTCCTTTGGTGAAAACAAAGAGGTCATCAACTGGAAAGTCTTTCCCAGCACTGGGTCCTGAGACAAAAGTGTTTGTGGTCTGGGTGGAGCGCTTTGATGATATTG agAACTTCCCGTTGTCTGATCTCTTGGCGGAAACCAGCACAGGCTTGGAGGCTAGCATGAGCAACAGCACTTCCTGCAG GTCAGGGTTACTAGAGAAGGATGTTCCTCTGATCTTCATCCATCCTCTGAAGACGGGACTCTTCAGGATCCGGCTGCATGGAGCCGTGGGCAAATTTGGCATGGTGATTCCCCTGGTGGACGGCATGGTGGTCAGCCGCAGAGCTCTTG GTTTTCTCGTGCGTCAAACAGTTATCAACGTGTGCCGACGGAAGCGTCTGGAAAGTGACTTGTACAACCCGCCTCACGTGAGGCGGAAGCAGAAAATCACTGAGATCGTCCAGCGTTACCGCAACAAGCAGCTGGAGCCGGAGTTTTACACCTCGCTCTTCCATGAGGTGGGGGAGGGAAAGCCTCACCTCTAA